A window of the Bacteriovorax sp. PP10 genome harbors these coding sequences:
- a CDS encoding ORF6N domain-containing protein: MTKLDNEIFKIKNMIYFIRDQKVMLDSDLALLYGVETKVLNQQVKRNLKRFPSDFMFQLSSEEFHSLKSQIATSKSGSGGKQKLPLVFTENGVAMLSGILNSDRAINVNISIMRIFTKLRSFHALETSLSGEVKELKENSNKLFKVVFERLDSIEEDLIPKLPNQRKRIGITSDKPT; the protein is encoded by the coding sequence ATGACTAAACTTGATAACGAAATTTTTAAAATTAAAAACATGATCTACTTTATTAGAGATCAAAAAGTCATGCTTGATAGTGATCTGGCCTTACTCTATGGTGTCGAAACAAAGGTACTCAATCAACAGGTAAAAAGAAATCTTAAAAGATTTCCTTCTGATTTTATGTTTCAGCTCTCAAGTGAAGAATTTCATTCTTTGAAGTCGCAAATTGCGACTTCAAAGTCTGGTAGCGGTGGAAAACAAAAACTCCCTTTAGTCTTTACTGAAAATGGAGTGGCAATGTTATCCGGCATTCTTAATTCAGACAGGGCTATTAATGTGAATATTAGTATAATGAGGATTTTCACTAAACTGCGAAGCTTTCACGCACTGGAAACGAGTTTATCTGGAGAAGTAAAAGAGCTAAAAGAAAATTCAAATAAATTATTCAAGGTTGTTTTTGAAAGATTAGATTCCATAGAAGAAGATCTGATTCCAAAACTTCCAAATCAAAGAAAACGAATTGGCATTACCAGTGATAAACCCACTTGA
- a CDS encoding NAD-dependent epimerase/dehydratase family protein: MSKKILIIGIQGALARITAELLVKNRPDVEIIGVDSRPVDSVPTRPQLKAMQIKYNRTNFEKLFREHQFESVLHLGRLGHSPAMGNIHKRIDINLIGTNTILELAQKFQAKKVVILSTHHVYGALPDNPMFLREDAPLRASFKYAELRDVVEMDQMCTNWMWKNQNTIETIVLRPSNIIGPQIKNSITQYLKTPYAPLPIDYNPMFQFIHEFDMASMIVNALDKLTTGIYNVTGDDVISLHEAAEIIGAKKILVPIIAVEQLAKFLTPVWKFPLYLIDYIKFPSTLDNSELKKVLGPDQFRFTAKEALELLKLN, from the coding sequence ATGAGCAAAAAAATTCTGATCATTGGAATTCAAGGTGCTCTTGCCAGGATCACAGCTGAGCTTTTAGTTAAAAATAGACCTGACGTAGAAATCATTGGTGTCGACTCGCGTCCTGTTGATTCAGTTCCAACTCGCCCGCAATTAAAAGCAATGCAGATTAAGTACAATAGAACGAACTTTGAAAAACTATTTCGTGAGCACCAATTCGAAAGTGTTCTGCACTTAGGTCGTCTAGGTCACTCTCCTGCTATGGGGAACATCCATAAACGAATCGACATCAATTTAATTGGTACGAATACGATTCTAGAACTTGCTCAAAAATTTCAAGCAAAAAAAGTTGTTATTTTATCTACTCACCACGTTTACGGCGCTCTTCCTGATAATCCAATGTTCCTAAGAGAAGACGCCCCACTTCGCGCGAGTTTCAAATACGCTGAACTAAGAGACGTAGTTGAAATGGATCAGATGTGTACGAACTGGATGTGGAAAAATCAAAATACAATTGAGACTATTGTTTTACGCCCCTCAAATATTATCGGGCCGCAAATTAAGAACTCGATCACTCAGTATCTGAAAACTCCATACGCTCCTCTGCCGATTGACTACAATCCAATGTTTCAGTTCATTCATGAATTTGATATGGCATCGATGATTGTAAACGCGCTTGATAAGCTTACAACTGGGATCTACAACGTGACTGGTGATGATGTTATTAGTCTTCATGAGGCGGCAGAAATTATTGGAGCTAAAAAGATTCTCGTTCCAATTATTGCCGTTGAGCAATTGGCGAAGTTTTTAACTCCCGTATGGAAGTTCCCACTTTATCTGATCGACTATATTAAATTTCCTTCGACACTTGATAATAGTGAATTGAAAAAAGTCTTAGGGCCTGATCAGTTCCGCTTTACTGCAAAAGAAGCATTAGAACTTTTAAAATTAAATTAA
- a CDS encoding 1-acyl-sn-glycerol-3-phosphate acyltransferase — MVIFKQKFATLEKVLHDRYAKERDPWGLEPKRAINDLKAIWPLYKYYFNVKVHGRENVQDKPYMVVSNHTGQIPIDGMMICTAFATDMENPRILRPLVERYLTSLPFLGRWTSESGAVLGDRINCLNLLKRGESILVFPEGVRGIAKETKDHYKLQRFTKGFIRMALSSRVEILPIAVVGAEEFFPYVFHLKKIAKLLSLPALPLSLNLFPLPSPVDIYIGEPYSLPPDLSAEALDEELEPHIIALEKRIDNMVKEGLLKRRTMSQRLKL; from the coding sequence TTGGTTATATTCAAACAAAAATTCGCTACGCTTGAAAAAGTACTTCACGATCGCTACGCCAAAGAACGCGATCCCTGGGGACTCGAACCCAAACGTGCCATCAACGACTTAAAAGCAATCTGGCCTTTATATAAATATTATTTCAATGTGAAAGTTCACGGGCGTGAAAATGTTCAGGACAAACCATACATGGTTGTCTCAAACCACACTGGTCAGATTCCCATTGATGGGATGATGATTTGTACAGCATTTGCTACAGACATGGAAAACCCAAGAATTTTAAGACCACTAGTAGAAAGATATTTAACTTCACTTCCCTTCTTAGGAAGATGGACTAGTGAAAGTGGAGCTGTGCTTGGCGATCGAATCAATTGTCTCAATCTGCTAAAACGTGGTGAATCTATTTTAGTTTTTCCTGAAGGTGTTCGTGGAATCGCAAAAGAAACTAAAGACCACTATAAGCTACAAAGATTTACAAAAGGTTTTATTAGGATGGCCTTGAGTTCTAGAGTTGAAATTCTTCCGATTGCCGTTGTTGGTGCAGAAGAGTTTTTTCCTTATGTGTTTCATTTAAAAAAAATCGCAAAACTTTTAAGCCTTCCCGCACTGCCTTTATCGTTAAATTTATTTCCATTACCTTCACCTGTTGATATTTATATTGGCGAACCCTACTCGCTTCCACCGGATCTCAGTGCAGAAGCGCTGGATGAAGAACTTGAACCGCATATCATCGCTCTAGAAAAGCGCATTGATAATATGGTTAAAGAAGGACTCCTAAAAAGGAGAACAATGTCACAAAGGTTAAAGTTATGA
- a CDS encoding substrate-binding periplasmic protein produces the protein MKKIIMALMIIFTQQSFSAETIKLVAGESFAPLMWKDKDSGAPRGIAIEIGKAILEKAGYTVVVETCPWVRCQVIAENEGAFITGFSTNEERLKKFVFSDPTMYDEVVIVTKKGKEFPFHKNEDLKGKRIGSQNGSTFGTRFEELKKIFKTDFDHADVARVKKIDADRIDAGIFSLGEAGFAYSAKLAGFKPEDFVILPELIAKDPNYMATGMKTPNAKEKIARINAAIKALTADGTIARILKTTY, from the coding sequence ATGAAAAAAATTATAATGGCCCTGATGATCATATTTACTCAACAAAGTTTTTCTGCTGAAACTATCAAACTAGTTGCAGGAGAATCGTTTGCTCCACTTATGTGGAAGGATAAAGACAGTGGTGCTCCCCGTGGTATTGCTATAGAAATTGGAAAAGCTATCCTTGAAAAGGCCGGCTACACTGTTGTAGTTGAAACTTGTCCATGGGTAAGGTGTCAGGTCATTGCTGAAAATGAAGGAGCATTCATCACTGGATTTTCAACAAACGAAGAACGCCTCAAAAAATTCGTTTTCTCTGATCCTACAATGTATGATGAAGTTGTCATCGTTACTAAAAAAGGTAAAGAATTTCCATTCCATAAGAATGAAGACTTAAAAGGCAAAAGAATTGGTTCTCAAAATGGATCAACTTTTGGTACTAGGTTTGAAGAACTTAAAAAAATCTTCAAAACTGATTTTGACCATGCCGATGTCGCTCGTGTAAAAAAAATCGACGCAGATAGAATTGATGCCGGTATATTTTCACTTGGCGAGGCAGGATTCGCCTATTCTGCGAAACTTGCAGGATTCAAACCTGAAGACTTCGTCATTCTTCCTGAACTCATTGCCAAGGATCCAAACTACATGGCCACTGGTATGAAAACTCCAAATGCAAAAGAGAAGATAGCAAGAATAAATGCTGCGATTAAGGCCTTGACTGCTGATGGAACGATTGCAAGAATTTTAAAAACGACTTACTAA
- a CDS encoding methyl-accepting chemotaxis protein, whose translation MDNQRSLIFKLMICINIVSIVVILALSGSIMFNTMKSTDQMVTQEMSTLANSVTLTSADYAWNFNTEVLTTIAKQLLNDPSIESVKYIDIKNVVITEASKEAKDQAASIRNIKLPVTYENKTIAFLELTYNLNKVEKVKNDFLKLTFMGIIIAQVIMFLVLYFVLKKTTTKLGLITEKLRTVSQKNQVSSEAVQRISENVSSSTQEQASSIQETVSTLDEITSMVNTSVESAQNSSTKADESLSIASEGQEVVKKMIFSMEEINKSNSDIMEEIHRSNNRIGEIVKVINEISQKTTVINDIVFQTKLLSFNASVEAARAGENGKGFSVVAEEVGNLAKMSGTASNEISAMLGESIIKVNSIIKETSTNIQRLVDIGNQKVKDGATVADRCGEVLNEVVVNATIVKKMMMEVSLASKEQAEGVKNIALAMNQLDQTTLSNAESASHSSQSSKELSLQADELHSNVQELEREIFGSIGFIKTHGHSEVKPAVENKKSSNVIAIKKPAPKKLAESKPVAHKKVSGEVPSANDNRFEDV comes from the coding sequence GTGGATAATCAAAGATCGCTAATATTTAAATTAATGATATGTATTAATATCGTTTCAATCGTAGTCATTTTGGCCTTGTCTGGCTCGATCATGTTTAACACGATGAAAAGCACTGACCAGATGGTTACTCAAGAAATGAGCACCCTTGCTAACTCGGTGACACTTACTTCTGCTGACTACGCTTGGAACTTTAATACTGAAGTTTTAACGACTATTGCAAAACAACTCCTTAATGACCCAAGTATCGAATCTGTTAAATATATCGATATAAAAAATGTTGTCATTACTGAGGCCAGCAAAGAAGCCAAAGACCAAGCAGCTTCAATTAGAAATATTAAACTTCCTGTTACATACGAGAATAAAACCATCGCTTTCCTTGAATTGACTTACAACTTGAATAAAGTTGAAAAGGTTAAGAATGATTTCCTAAAACTTACTTTTATGGGAATCATCATTGCTCAGGTCATCATGTTCCTGGTTCTGTATTTTGTTTTAAAGAAAACAACAACGAAGCTTGGATTAATTACAGAAAAACTTCGTACTGTTTCTCAGAAGAATCAGGTTTCTTCTGAAGCCGTTCAGCGAATTTCAGAGAATGTATCATCTTCTACTCAGGAGCAGGCTTCATCTATTCAAGAAACGGTTTCAACATTAGACGAAATCACTTCAATGGTTAATACTTCAGTTGAGAGTGCACAAAACTCTTCTACCAAAGCAGATGAGTCTCTTTCGATTGCAAGTGAAGGTCAGGAAGTTGTTAAAAAAATGATTTTCTCGATGGAAGAAATTAATAAATCAAACTCAGACATCATGGAAGAAATCCACAGAAGTAATAATCGCATTGGTGAAATTGTAAAAGTGATTAACGAAATTTCACAAAAAACGACAGTTATCAATGATATCGTTTTTCAAACGAAGCTTCTTTCTTTTAATGCTTCAGTCGAAGCAGCACGTGCAGGAGAAAACGGTAAAGGTTTCTCGGTTGTTGCTGAAGAAGTTGGAAACCTGGCAAAGATGTCTGGAACCGCTTCAAATGAAATTTCAGCAATGCTTGGAGAAAGTATCATTAAGGTAAATAGCATCATTAAAGAAACAAGCACGAACATCCAACGCCTGGTTGATATTGGAAATCAAAAAGTAAAAGACGGTGCAACTGTAGCGGATCGTTGTGGAGAAGTTTTAAACGAAGTTGTAGTCAATGCAACGATTGTTAAAAAAATGATGATGGAAGTCTCACTTGCTTCAAAAGAGCAGGCCGAAGGTGTAAAAAACATTGCTCTAGCAATGAATCAGCTGGATCAAACGACGCTTAGTAATGCTGAGTCTGCAAGTCACTCTTCGCAAAGCTCAAAAGAACTTTCACTACAGGCCGATGAGCTTCATAGCAACGTACAAGAACTTGAAAGAGAGATCTTCGGAAGCATTGGGTTTATTAAAACTCATGGTCATTCTGAAGTTAAACCGGCAGTAGAAAATAAAAAATCTTCAAATGTTATTGCAATAAAGAAACCTGCTCCAAAGAAACTAGCTGAATCTAAACCGGTAGCTCATAAAAAAGTTTCCGGTGAAGTTCCGTCAGCAAATGATAACAGATTTGAAGATGTATAG